The following proteins are encoded in a genomic region of Methanomicrobia archaeon:
- a CDS encoding aldehyde ferredoxin oxidoreductase family protein → MTTAHGWKKRILQIDLSKGKVNSFTPDRSLLQEYIGGRGLGAKIVYDAGRVDALSPANLLVFAAGPLTGTTTPASGRVSLSTKSPLTGTIFDSNCGGSFGPELKKAGYDAIVITDKSPEPVVLAIEDEHVDIKPAGALWGKNAKETTKLLDDKGRVACIGRAGEKQVLLASIMSDRVHTFGRGGVGAVMGSKNLKAVVVKGTGSVDIFDHNEFIKQKQSINRLLIASPTITKGLAVFGTPFLMKISNWMKILPIANFEKAESEVDLNPFFAKSIVERKSPRRKACYSCPIACKREAETGEELPEYETIGVMGANIRNADYEAIVTANRLCNDYGLDTVSVGVVLGSYAEIHNRGISGDELATLTKLIGEQEGVGERLGKGARRFAIDKGKPEAAMQIKGLELPAYDPRGVKGLGFSYATSNRGGCHTRAYLVAPEILRKPKAIDPYTLAGKAGHTKIFQDRFAAVDSLVVCKFAFFGVGEEEYANILSAVTGVSYTSEDLMRVGERIWNVERLYNLREGFTEEDDMLPERFFTEEVNGRIVDKNEFLKARDEYYRMRGWDEHGVPTKRTLRRLGIKHLSAPIDPMGEICL, encoded by the coding sequence ATGACGACGGCACACGGCTGGAAGAAGAGAATACTCCAGATCGACCTTTCAAAGGGTAAGGTGAATAGCTTTACGCCTGATAGGTCCTTACTACAGGAATATATCGGCGGCCGCGGGCTTGGAGCGAAGATAGTTTACGATGCAGGGCGTGTTGACGCGCTCTCGCCCGCAAACCTGTTGGTATTTGCTGCGGGGCCGTTAACCGGCACGACGACGCCAGCGTCTGGCAGAGTCTCCCTTTCCACGAAATCACCGTTAACTGGCACGATATTCGATTCCAACTGTGGCGGCTCATTTGGCCCCGAACTGAAGAAGGCTGGCTACGATGCGATCGTTATTACGGATAAATCGCCGGAGCCGGTTGTTCTTGCGATAGAGGATGAGCACGTGGATATTAAACCTGCGGGGGCGCTCTGGGGTAAGAACGCCAAAGAAACCACGAAGCTGCTCGACGATAAGGGCCGCGTCGCCTGTATCGGCCGGGCCGGTGAGAAACAAGTGCTTTTGGCTTCAATCATGTCTGATAGGGTTCATACGTTTGGTCGCGGCGGCGTGGGCGCGGTAATGGGCTCGAAGAACCTGAAGGCGGTGGTCGTAAAGGGCACCGGCAGCGTCGATATCTTTGACCACAACGAATTCATCAAGCAGAAGCAGTCGATTAACCGGCTCTTGATTGCGAGTCCGACGATAACTAAAGGTCTGGCGGTCTTCGGCACGCCGTTTTTGATGAAGATCTCGAACTGGATGAAGATCCTGCCGATCGCGAATTTCGAAAAGGCCGAGTCTGAGGTCGATCTGAACCCGTTCTTTGCCAAGAGCATCGTGGAACGAAAGTCGCCCCGGAGAAAGGCGTGCTATTCCTGCCCCATTGCCTGTAAACGGGAGGCTGAGACGGGAGAGGAACTGCCGGAATACGAGACTATCGGCGTGATGGGTGCGAACATTCGCAATGCCGATTATGAGGCTATTGTTACGGCAAACCGGCTCTGCAACGATTACGGCCTGGATACCGTCTCGGTCGGTGTGGTTTTGGGCAGTTACGCTGAAATACATAACAGGGGCATTTCAGGGGATGAACTGGCAACGCTCACAAAACTGATCGGAGAACAGGAGGGTGTGGGCGAACGTCTTGGCAAAGGCGCCAGACGATTCGCAATCGACAAAGGCAAACCAGAAGCGGCCATGCAGATTAAAGGACTGGAACTGCCTGCGTACGACCCGCGTGGTGTGAAAGGCTTGGGGTTCAGTTATGCCACGTCCAATCGCGGCGGCTGTCATACCCGTGCGTACCTCGTCGCGCCAGAGATACTGCGGAAGCCCAAGGCGATTGATCCGTACACGCTTGCGGGCAAGGCGGGGCACACAAAGATATTCCAGGACCGGTTTGCCGCGGTGGATTCGCTCGTGGTGTGTAAATTCGCGTTCTTCGGCGTCGGTGAGGAGGAGTACGCGAACATTCTGAGTGCGGTAACCGGCGTCTCATATACATCAGAGGATCTTATGCGGGTTGGCGAGCGGATATGGAATGTAGAACGGCTGTATAATTTGCGGGAAGGGTTTACGGAAGAGGACGATATGCTGCCCGAGCGGTTCTTCACTGAGGAAGTAAACGGACGCATTGTAGACAAAAACGAGTTCTTAAAGGCGCGCGATGA